From the genome of Cytobacillus firmus, one region includes:
- a CDS encoding L-lactate dehydrogenase, translated as MNLTLGNKVVLVGNGAVGSSYAYALLNQGLCDELIIIDVNEEKAKGDVMDLNHGIAYAPSAMTIRFGSYEDCKDAALVVVCAGAAQKPGETRLDLVNKNVKIFKSIVESIMDSGFNGIFLVAANPVDILSYATWKFSGLPKERVIGSGTILDSARFRYLLGKEFDTAAVSVHGYIIGEHGDSQFPVWSFANIAGTPVAERLTEERKEEIAVHVRDAAYEIINAKGATYYGIAMGLVRITKAILRNENVVLPVGALLEGEYGHSDVFVGIPSLITRNGVKNIVELSLTEDEKRKLAKSVQTLKDIQNSAL; from the coding sequence ATGAATCTAACATTAGGAAACAAAGTTGTATTAGTAGGAAATGGCGCTGTTGGATCAAGCTATGCTTATGCCTTATTAAATCAGGGCCTATGTGATGAGTTAATCATTATTGATGTAAATGAGGAGAAAGCAAAAGGAGATGTCATGGATTTAAACCACGGCATTGCCTATGCTCCATCAGCTATGACGATTAGATTTGGTTCTTATGAGGATTGTAAGGATGCCGCTCTCGTAGTGGTCTGTGCAGGGGCAGCACAAAAACCTGGGGAAACCCGCCTGGATCTCGTGAATAAAAACGTTAAGATCTTCAAATCCATTGTAGAGAGCATTATGGACTCTGGATTTAATGGGATTTTCTTAGTTGCAGCAAATCCAGTTGATATCTTATCTTATGCAACCTGGAAATTCTCCGGCTTGCCTAAAGAAAGAGTCATCGGATCTGGAACCATACTGGATTCTGCCAGGTTCCGCTATTTATTGGGGAAAGAATTTGATACAGCAGCCGTAAGTGTTCATGGATATATTATCGGTGAACATGGCGACTCCCAATTCCCGGTATGGAGCTTCGCTAATATTGCCGGAACACCGGTAGCAGAGAGGTTAACAGAGGAAAGAAAAGAAGAAATCGCTGTTCATGTCCGGGATGCTGCATATGAAATCATTAACGCAAAAGGTGCTACCTACTATGGAATTGCGATGGGGCTGGTCAGAATAACAAAAGCCATCTTACGGAATGAGAACGTGGTATTGCCGGTTGGAGCATTGTTAGAAGGAGAATATGGCCACAGTGATGTGTTTGTCGGGATTCCGTCTCTTATCACAAGAAACGGTGTGAAGAATATTGTTGAGCTGTCATTGACCGAGGATGAGAAAAGGAAGCTGGCTAAATCTGTTCAAACCTTAAAAGACATCCAAAATTCAGCATTATGA
- a CDS encoding L-lactate permease: MLVETFNPFHNLAISSLVAAIPILLFLLCLTVLKMKGIHAALVNLAVTFFIVLVIFNLPFGEAAGSVIQGATSGIWPIGWIIVMAVWLYKISVASGKFDILRGSIAGISQDQRIQFLLIGFCFNAFLEGAAGFGVPIAICAVLLVSLGFKPLQAAMLCLIANGASGAFGAIGIPVGIVDTFGIPGVTSMDVSIMTALTLPIINFTIPFLLIWLIDGFKGIKEILPAILITAGVYTVTQAIITLFIGPELADIIPSLLAMGVLALFLKKWKPKNIFLLNGKECQVEQHSLGEVVKAWSPFYLLTLFILIWSFSAFKGLFTEGGLLEFTVINFGIPGSSLSVSISLIGATGTAILLAGLTTIATTKGISMGKGFSLLKKTVSEFWIPIIMICAIIGISKLMTNSGMTVTLGEAVATTGKIFPLLSPLLGWIGVFMTGSVVNNNTLFAPIQATAGNVIGTSSSLLLSANTAGGVMAKLISPQSIAIATAAVGETGKEADLTKMTLKYSFGLLVFVCIWTLILSLFF, encoded by the coding sequence ATGTTAGTGGAAACATTCAATCCTTTTCATAACCTGGCTATTTCATCCCTGGTGGCAGCCATCCCGATCCTTTTATTTCTGCTTTGCCTGACGGTATTAAAAATGAAGGGCATTCATGCAGCGCTAGTAAACTTAGCTGTCACTTTTTTCATTGTGCTAGTCATCTTTAATTTGCCATTCGGAGAAGCGGCAGGAAGTGTTATTCAAGGTGCTACATCGGGAATTTGGCCAATTGGCTGGATTATTGTCATGGCTGTTTGGCTATATAAAATTTCGGTGGCATCAGGCAAGTTTGATATTTTGCGCGGAAGCATCGCAGGAATTTCCCAGGACCAGCGCATTCAATTTCTTCTGATCGGATTTTGCTTCAATGCCTTTCTCGAAGGAGCTGCCGGCTTCGGCGTACCGATTGCCATTTGTGCTGTGCTGTTAGTGTCACTGGGCTTCAAGCCTTTACAGGCAGCCATGCTCTGTCTCATCGCAAACGGTGCTTCAGGCGCCTTTGGTGCGATTGGAATACCGGTCGGCATTGTCGATACGTTTGGAATTCCAGGGGTTACTTCCATGGATGTCTCAATCATGACAGCTCTGACACTCCCGATTATTAACTTTACCATTCCCTTTTTATTAATATGGCTCATTGACGGGTTTAAAGGAATTAAGGAAATATTACCGGCCATCCTGATCACTGCAGGGGTTTATACCGTTACGCAAGCAATCATTACACTATTTATAGGTCCGGAGCTTGCTGATATTATTCCTTCCTTATTAGCGATGGGTGTATTAGCTTTATTCCTGAAAAAGTGGAAACCAAAGAACATCTTTTTGCTCAATGGGAAAGAGTGCCAAGTTGAACAGCATTCATTAGGTGAAGTAGTTAAAGCATGGTCACCTTTTTATCTATTGACCCTATTTATTTTAATATGGAGCTTCTCGGCATTTAAAGGGCTGTTTACTGAAGGGGGCTTGCTTGAATTCACAGTCATCAATTTCGGTATACCAGGATCTTCTCTAAGTGTCAGCATCAGTTTAATCGGTGCTACTGGAACAGCGATCTTGCTGGCCGGCCTAACGACAATAGCAACGACAAAAGGCATCAGTATGGGTAAAGGCTTCAGCCTCCTCAAAAAGACTGTTTCTGAGTTCTGGATTCCTATTATTATGATTTGCGCCATTATCGGAATTTCAAAGCTCATGACTAACAGTGGAATGACCGTTACTCTGGGGGAAGCCGTTGCGACAACCGGAAAAATATTTCCGCTGCTGTCACCGCTCTTAGGCTGGATTGGGGTGTTCATGACAGGATCTGTCGTGAACAACAACACGCTATTTGCCCCCATCCAGGCGACAGCTGGTAATGTGATCGGAACCAGCTCCTCCTTATTGCTTTCTGCCAATACGGCAGGAGGCGTGATGGCAAAGCTCATCTCTCCTCAGTCCATCGCCATTGCCACAGCAGCGGTTGGCGAGACAGGAAAAGAAGCCGATTTAACGAAAATGACATTGAAATACAGCTTTGGATTGCTGGTGTTTGTTTGTATTTGGACCTTGATATTGTCTTTATTTTTCTAA
- a CDS encoding nucleobase:cation symporter-2 family protein, translated as MMDARAEKRETNSSKAGKEVSVGQSIFLGLQQVLAMDLFIPPMILAGLLSFSVPDSALLIQMTFIACGIATIIQAGFAMKLPVMQGPSFVPLSALAAIGTTSGIGAMIGSLIPGALLVALLGYPMKVFSKAVRKFIPPIVAGTVIVVVGLSLMPSAINSIYSAPGNFGENIFVAAVTAAVLIFCMYIGEKSQSKLKYIKIVSVILSLGIGSIAASFFGLVDFSSLGKSAWIQMPSLFAFGAPEFDLHAILIMAAIYFIVTIETTGTWFTVSKVTGENLDDKRLNGGAFGEGLGCFIGSFFGGTPVTGYSSNAGIIAITGVKSRRPIIAGGVIMIILGMMPKLMNLIACIPGVVINSVFAILCVVITMNGFKVIKEVAFTERNMLVIGVPIMLALFAVLMPADVLKGLPDIATYFVSSGTAIGAITALVLNLVLPQKLEDRVKTNEVTVQAN; from the coding sequence ATGATGGATGCAAGGGCTGAAAAACGAGAAACAAACAGCAGTAAAGCGGGAAAAGAGGTTTCAGTTGGACAATCCATTTTTCTGGGACTGCAGCAAGTATTGGCGATGGATCTGTTCATTCCGCCGATGATTTTAGCTGGATTATTGTCCTTTTCCGTTCCGGATAGTGCACTGTTAATACAAATGACCTTTATTGCTTGCGGTATTGCCACAATCATTCAAGCAGGATTTGCCATGAAGCTTCCAGTCATGCAAGGGCCATCCTTTGTACCGCTTAGTGCCCTGGCAGCCATCGGCACAACATCTGGCATCGGGGCGATGATTGGCAGTTTGATCCCCGGAGCCTTGCTTGTTGCCTTACTGGGCTACCCGATGAAAGTTTTCAGCAAGGCCGTCAGGAAATTCATCCCTCCGATTGTAGCGGGGACGGTAATTGTCGTTGTAGGGCTTTCATTAATGCCGAGTGCAATCAATTCCATCTACTCGGCACCAGGGAACTTTGGAGAAAATATATTCGTTGCGGCTGTGACAGCGGCTGTGCTGATTTTCTGCATGTATATTGGCGAGAAGTCCCAATCAAAACTGAAGTACATTAAAATCGTATCGGTTATTTTATCACTGGGTATTGGATCAATTGCTGCTTCATTCTTTGGCCTGGTCGACTTCTCATCGCTGGGTAAGTCGGCGTGGATCCAGATGCCAAGCCTCTTTGCCTTTGGAGCTCCAGAATTTGATCTGCATGCGATTCTGATTATGGCAGCCATCTATTTTATTGTCACAATCGAAACAACTGGCACATGGTTTACGGTTAGTAAGGTGACAGGAGAAAATCTGGATGATAAACGCTTAAATGGCGGGGCATTTGGAGAAGGGCTGGGCTGTTTCATCGGTTCCTTCTTTGGGGGGACACCCGTAACAGGCTACTCTTCCAATGCCGGCATCATTGCCATTACAGGGGTGAAAAGCCGCAGGCCGATTATCGCAGGCGGTGTGATCATGATTATCCTGGGCATGATGCCGAAGCTGATGAATTTGATTGCATGCATTCCAGGGGTTGTCATTAACAGTGTGTTTGCCATTTTATGCGTTGTCATCACGATGAATGGATTTAAAGTGATTAAAGAAGTGGCTTTTACCGAACGGAATATGCTTGTGATCGGTGTCCCGATTATGCTTGCCCTGTTTGCCGTGCTGATGCCTGCTGATGTGTTAAAAGGGCTGCCTGATATTGCAACCTATTTTGTCTCATCAGGTACAGCAATTGGAGCGATTACAGCGCTGGTTCTCAATCTGGTTCTTCCGCAGAAGCTTGAAGATCGTGTGAAAACAAATGAAGTGACAGTACAAGCCAATTAA
- a CDS encoding aromatic ring-hydroxylating dioxygenase subunit alpha encodes MQQDRLWNEWHPVCKAEEVLEDPKQVFVLGERVVIFRNEKGVHAFKDLCIHRGAALSLGKVKNGNLVCAYHAWEYDCTGACEKIPALPSGRAIPKKARATVYHCEEYLGLIWVNLGEDPAPLVSFPEYSMEGYRTAICGPYEVKANAPRIIENFLDVSHLMFVHEGLLGDEDHAEVVDYKVEFADNRLITSKIPVYQPNPDGRSKGGYANYVYEILNPTTARFTKTTEGSDDELTILLAVNQEDHEKAKAFMLLTRNYDLDMPDEPFIEFQDTIFYQDLDIVQSQKPELLPLDLQAELHLKSDALTIAYRKWLNELGVENGTNPIQDEVRKKVLVK; translated from the coding sequence ATGCAGCAAGATCGATTATGGAATGAATGGCATCCAGTATGCAAAGCAGAGGAAGTATTGGAGGATCCCAAACAGGTATTTGTCCTTGGGGAACGGGTCGTTATTTTCCGCAATGAAAAAGGGGTTCACGCATTTAAGGATCTTTGTATCCATCGGGGTGCCGCCCTTTCCCTTGGAAAGGTGAAGAACGGAAATCTGGTCTGCGCCTATCATGCCTGGGAATACGATTGTACAGGTGCCTGTGAGAAGATTCCTGCCCTGCCGAGCGGCAGAGCCATCCCAAAGAAAGCAAGAGCAACCGTTTACCATTGTGAGGAGTATCTGGGGCTGATCTGGGTTAACTTAGGGGAAGATCCGGCGCCGCTTGTTTCATTTCCTGAATATAGCATGGAGGGGTACCGGACTGCGATTTGCGGCCCGTATGAGGTAAAAGCAAATGCCCCAAGAATTATTGAAAATTTCCTGGATGTTTCGCATCTTATGTTTGTGCATGAAGGACTGCTTGGCGATGAGGATCATGCCGAGGTTGTCGACTACAAAGTTGAATTTGCTGATAATCGTTTGATTACCAGTAAAATTCCGGTCTACCAGCCGAACCCTGATGGACGCTCCAAAGGCGGATATGCTAACTATGTGTATGAAATCCTCAACCCAACTACCGCCCGTTTTACTAAAACAACGGAAGGGTCGGATGATGAGCTGACGATTCTGCTTGCTGTCAATCAAGAGGATCACGAGAAGGCCAAGGCATTTATGCTGTTGACAAGAAACTATGATCTGGACATGCCGGATGAGCCTTTTATTGAATTCCAGGATACGATTTTTTATCAGGATTTAGATATCGTCCAAAGCCAAAAGCCGGAACTTCTTCCGCTGGACTTGCAGGCTGAGCTGCACCTTAAGTCAGACGCCCTTACCATCGCCTATCGCAAATGGCTAAATGAGCTGGGTGTGGAGAATGGCACAAACCCCATTCAGGATGAAGTCCGGAAAAAAGTATTAGTGAAATAG
- the guaD gene encoding guanine deaminase: MSKYTYIFHGTAFSSYSPKKINILKDYLFFVNSNGMIEKMAGPEHEDYQSLLAAYEGQENFHRLADGQYFLPGFVDLHVHAPQWAQSGTALDIPLYDWLHTYTFPLESKYADLAFAKKVYEDLVNTLLANGTTTVLYFATVHKEASLLLAEICAEKGQRGLVGKVVMDDPEQNPDYYRDADAITALADTEEFILAVKELAKTVKQGVYPVVTPRFIPSCSDEALKGLGELAAKYDTHVQSHCSESDWAHSYVQERFSKHDAAALHDFGLLGEKSVMAHCNFLDDHDAELFASTGTAISHCPLSNAYFANSVIPIKRFMGKGIDIGLGTDISAGATPSLYDNAKQAVVSSRMLEDGVNPDLPAGERGVPASRISIHEAFYLATAGGGESLSLPIGRIQENYAWDVQIVDTKVPGASLPIFTENEALDDIFQKIMYLVRPEHIREVWVQGEKVHSRS; encoded by the coding sequence ATGAGTAAATATACGTATATTTTTCATGGAACGGCTTTTTCCAGTTATTCTCCTAAGAAAATAAATATTTTAAAGGATTACTTATTTTTCGTGAATTCAAATGGGATGATTGAAAAAATGGCGGGTCCTGAGCATGAGGACTACCAATCCCTGCTGGCTGCCTATGAGGGACAGGAGAACTTTCACCGCTTAGCAGACGGGCAATATTTCCTGCCTGGTTTTGTGGACCTGCATGTCCATGCGCCGCAATGGGCTCAATCAGGGACAGCTTTGGATATTCCCCTCTATGACTGGCTCCACACATACACATTTCCATTAGAGTCCAAATATGCAGATCTGGCTTTTGCCAAGAAGGTTTATGAAGATCTCGTCAATACACTGCTCGCAAATGGAACCACGACGGTTCTCTACTTTGCAACCGTCCATAAAGAGGCCAGTTTATTATTAGCGGAAATATGTGCTGAAAAAGGGCAGAGGGGCTTAGTGGGAAAAGTCGTCATGGATGATCCTGAACAAAATCCGGACTATTATCGGGATGCAGATGCGATAACAGCACTAGCCGATACGGAGGAGTTTATTTTAGCCGTGAAGGAGCTGGCCAAAACGGTTAAACAAGGCGTGTATCCTGTTGTTACACCGCGCTTCATTCCAAGCTGTTCAGATGAAGCATTAAAAGGCCTGGGCGAACTGGCTGCCAAGTATGATACACATGTACAATCCCACTGCAGTGAAAGTGACTGGGCCCACAGCTATGTACAGGAACGTTTCAGCAAGCATGATGCGGCTGCCCTGCATGATTTCGGATTATTAGGCGAAAAATCGGTGATGGCTCACTGCAATTTCCTGGATGACCATGATGCAGAGCTGTTTGCAAGTACAGGCACTGCAATCAGCCACTGCCCATTATCTAATGCCTACTTCGCCAATAGCGTGATTCCGATCAAGCGCTTTATGGGCAAGGGTATTGATATTGGGCTGGGGACGGATATTTCAGCTGGCGCGACTCCAAGTCTATATGATAATGCCAAACAGGCTGTTGTCTCTTCCAGAATGCTGGAAGACGGAGTAAATCCGGATCTTCCTGCCGGGGAACGTGGTGTACCGGCTTCACGGATTTCCATCCATGAAGCCTTTTACCTGGCTACAGCAGGCGGCGGAGAAAGCTTGAGTCTGCCAATTGGGCGAATTCAGGAGAACTATGCATGGGACGTTCAAATTGTCGATACGAAAGTGCCGGGGGCAAGCCTGCCGATCTTCACAGAAAATGAAGCGTTAGATGATATTTTCCAAAAAATCATGTATCTTGTCCGTCCGGAGCATATTCGGGAAGTCTGGGTTCAAGGGGAAAAGGTTCACTCACGTTCTTGA